Proteins encoded together in one Oncorhynchus mykiss isolate Arlee chromosome 7, USDA_OmykA_1.1, whole genome shotgun sequence window:
- the zc3h13 gene encoding zinc finger CCCH domain-containing protein 13 isoform X5: MSKIRRRVTVENSKTISDSSSSQTTTTPSRRPSVFERLGPSTGSNAVEVCTSTPASNPLTDTTHACPEKTNCRNWLKTGNCSYGNTCRYTHGTQPRGKGFSGSFSRSAERPTGDLRERMKNKRQDVESDATKRDPEEPTSPTARQRDSSRGRHREKEDIKITKERSPASEEETTEWEANREDSDNGDYDYELSLEMKRQKIQRELMKLEQENMEKREEIVIKKEVPEPTTKTRTTIISKTSPERSSSRGSPSSRKSSGSPKHTKGPKASGSRKKEKKTSVSSSASATARSSKGGHGKKKGPRTPSPPPPVLPLVNPVMAAGGKKHKGKHKNKEKCEEKPPKEGKERGRDVEKHKEKKEKRRDRSDSSHKAKRSVMSEERSGSVSSLSRDREASPSARKNKSTSPKVASQKTLAPASPPHRSPPPRHKRTPTPPRHHSPSSHSGSSAQRHSSSPRRRRSASPTYNREPPAASSPPGQRCSSRSPAASRDTSSPQRRTSPGGRNHSRGRERGRSERGRSPPAQEHRHERRDESRGKREKDGSREDRDYEAAETSSSRDAAREDRETKEGRDRRGDGRSDRRGDSTSTSRDPTRDRDRDTKDSTREPRTTETTSTRSGRDPLEYRDREREREREKEKERERERGEREKTDRKEEAVPEEGRGYGRGHGREEGGRTEGKGETRTESRAERPGRGRGREADASDKVSSGSTRNARGSQQESGGHDGWESRSGGGFREKSAERSTDRGAERGGAERGGGAERGGVDRGGAERDRYDGDRRGGEQATGRDSSYDRRGGHTDRGDRRENREREQRASSPGRHPARGEEPDREETRGRDERRGEEKGGDRREDRAREREREREREREKEREREKEKEREAERERVREREREREREREKEREREKEKEREKEREREREREEREREREERDRERKEREREREREREREREQRERERQREWEEREKGRDERRERTRDEPRDDRSVRDSHEDRKTSRKRHRVETTPSPTRPSPKRARDATPGDGEEYNSPEEKSVEKHRLLSQVVLPPQDPLLRSPPSTSVAEDAKPSRWKDEERRGGGDKREGRSRRNEEADARGDRGGAGRGGERRGEHPSDSSTPVSASGSDSRRGKERDGREPTPPPPPVALVTEDRDTPVPSGHEEGKKKTKSQKKGLKKGRKEEAVAGGVSGAPERFTNPEPPSSMALSDAPPPPLLSPRKAPKKKALDKKRKRSRGAESDASEEEPGSSHLPPGKRNKRGPRTPPPAPKEALLSQRAMPHSVAEPLPQPVKMDANFSDWSDEDVLERGGGSAPVKAPPTVPTERTPTEALPRRGGPRGGKERLERPVPLPIAPLLSQDPPMLLQTLPPQPLMSQPLLRKPPPEQKRSSSMGSNQSRASSRRLRSPSNESAHREDPQQGQGPGRPRRGHQLQGANSRDRERERERERERERERDRERERERGERERGPVLTEPPVVRGEERKSRIDQLRRGEPSRSTSSDRQDSRSHSSRRSSPESERQVQSRAGSYDGREREREREREREQFERERERKDLRQQQGPPGPLPPLQQQGQQRDWEPEGPREWGGRGREPLLMRGGNREQMRERDLRDMRGERERLLPEGLLQQHERERERERGGNRGIGRGGDHGNDRERERMLLMDLPPHGDPKNRMDMRGDRPDMRGDRPDMRGDRPDMRGDRPDLRGDMRGDMRPDMRGDIRGDMRGDMRGDIRGDMRPDMRGDIRGDMRPDMRGDMRPDIRGDIRGDMRPDMRGDMRPDIRGDIRGDMRPDMRGDIRGDMRPDMRGDMRPDIRGDIRGDMRGDIRGDMRPDIRGDIRGDMRPDIRGDIRGDMRPDIRGDIRGDMRGGPDIRPDIRPDHMRPDIRGPDRAEFSLLLPHEALGHGGMDQDKAGNSHHPVGGQIQEAEKQDSIDDEDDAKADDAVSVVSGGEEYEPISDDELDEILADSAQKREDGQEEEKTPGPLDVIDVDWSSLMPKQKQEPRAAGAALLRFTPGAVLLRAGVSKRLAGPELLERVREVCKKELDDPKDADKLFEHDLGALNKAALNRKIERAGLLRNLGPCCKALCARRDMAIRRQLLKNEKGLAKQMYPSVPVVDSELFQLSMRLFKKTVAAARSNQPPLGPPAGPEKADKGPPGLVPATSPVAKPSTPQPPEMCIS, from the exons ATGTCCAAGATAAGGCGGAGGGTAACAGTGGAGAATTCTAAAACCATATCTGACAGCAGCAGTAGCCAGACCACCACCACCCCGTCTCGCCGGCCCAGCGTGTTTGAAAGACTTGGCCCCAGCACTGGTAGTAATGCTGTCGAGGTGTGTACCTCTACACCTGCATCTAACCCACTGACAGATACAACACATGCATGTCCAGAGAAG ACTAATTGTAGAAATTGGTTGAAGACTGGGAATTGCAGTTACGGCAATACTTGTCGCTACACACATGGAACTCAGCCACGAGGCAAAGGATTTAGTGGATCTTTTAGCAG GTCAGCGGAGAGACCAACTGGCGATCTGCGAGAGAGGATGAAGAATAAGAGGCAGGATGTTGAATCAGATGCTACAAAGAGAGACCCAGAGGAGCCTACGTCCCCCACAGCCAGA CAGCGAGACTCGTCCCGAGGCCGCCACAGGGAGAAGGAAGATATAAAAATCACTAAAGAGAGAAGCCCTGCCAGCGAAGAAGAGACCACCGAGTGGGAAGCCAACCGCGAAG ACTCGGATAACGGTGACTACGACTACGAATTATCCCTAGAGATGAAGAGACAGAAGATCCAGCGGGAGCTCATGAAGTTGGAGCAGGAGAAtatggagaaaagagaggagattGTTATCAAGAAAGAGGTACCG GAGCCGACCACCAAAACTAGGACCACTATCATATCCAAG ACATCCCCGGAACGTTCCAGCTCTAGAGGTTCCCCCTCCTCCAGGAAGTCCAGTGGATCCCCCAAACACACTAAAGGACCTAAAGCTTCCGGTTCtaggaagaaggagaagaagaccTCTGTGTCGTCCTCTGCATCCGCCACGGCCAGATCTTCCAAGGGGGGCCACGGGAAGAAGAAAGGTCCCCGCACCCCCAGCCCCCCTCCTCCGGTGCTTCCGCTGGTGAACCCTGTCATGGCAGCCGGGGGGAAGAAGCACAAGGGGAAGCACAAGAACAAGGAGAAGTGTGAGGAGAAGCCGCCcaaggagggaaaggagagagggagagatgtggagaaacacaaggagaagaaggagaaacgCAG AGACCGGTCAGACAGCTCCCACAAGGCCAAGCGGTCTGTGATGTCTGAGGAACGTTCCGGCAGCGTGTCCTCTCTTTCCAGAGACCGAGAGGCGTCCCCGTCAGCCAGGAAGAACAAGTCCACCTCCCCAAAAGTAGCCTCCCAGAAGACCCTTGCGCCTGCCTCCCCACCTCACAG GTCTCCCCCTCCCCGCCACAAGCGCACCCCCACCCCGCCCCGCCACCActccccctcctcccactctGGCTCCTCAGCCCAGAGACACTCTTCTTCCCCTCGCCGGCGCCGCTCGGCATCCCCCACCTACAACCGCGAGCCCCCAGCCGCCTCCTCACCTCCTGGCCAGAGGTGTTCCTCCCGCTCCCCTGCAGCCTCCCGGgacacctcctctcctcagaGGAGGACTAGCCCCGGAGGACGAAACCACTCTCGGGGGCGTGAGAGAGGACgcagtgagagggggaggagccCACCTGCCCAGGAGCACCGACACGAGCGTCGAGACG AGAGCCGCGGGAAGCGAGAGAAAGACGGTAGCCGTGAGGACCGGGACTACGAGGCGGCAGAGACGAGCTCTTCTCGTGATGCCGCCCGTGAGGACCGGGAGACAAAAGAGGGGCGAGACCGCCGGGGTGACGGGCGCAGCGACCGACGAGGAGACTCCACCAGTACCTCCAGGGACCCCACCAGGGATAGAGACCGGGACACCAAGGACTCGACCCGGGAACCCAGAACCACAGAGACCACGTCAACACGCTCCGGACGAGACCCTCTGGAGTACAGGGACCGAGAacgggagagggagcgagaaaaggagaaagagagggagcgggagagaggagagagggagaagacggACAGGAAGGAGGAGGCTGTCCCGGAGGAGGGGAGGGGCTATGGGAGGGGCCACGGgcgagaggaaggagggaggactgAAGGGAAGGGGGAGACGAGGACAGAGAGTAGAGCTGAGAGACCTGGCAGGGGTAGGGGCCGCGAGGCTGACGCATCTGACAAAG TTTCCTCAGGCTCCACCCGGAACGCCCGAGGCTCCCAGCAGGAGAGCGGTGGTCATGACGGCTGGGAGTCACGTAGCGGCGGAGGCTTCCGTGAGAAGAGTGCGGAGAGGAGCACCGACCGCGGGGCGGAGAGAGGAGgcgcagagagaggaggaggcgcCGAAAGAGGAGGTGTCGACAGAGGAGGAGCGGAGCGTGACCGTTATGacggagacaggagaggaggggagcaggcgaCTGGGAGAGACTCATCCTACGACCGTAGAGGTGGTCACACCGACCGTGGTGACcgcagagagaacagggagagag AGCAAAGAGCTTCCTCTCCTGGTCGGCACCCAGCCAGAGGAGAAGAGCCGGACAGGGAGGAGACCAGAGGGAGGGATGAACgcagaggagaggaaaaaggagggGACAGGCGAGAGGACAGGGcccgagagagggagcgagagagggaacgggaaagagagaaggagagagaaagagagaaggagaaggagagggaggcagagcgggagagggttcgggagagggagcgagaacgggagcgagagagggaaaaggaaagggagagggaaaaggagaaagagagggaaaaggagcgagagagggaacgggagagggaagagagggagcgggagagggaggagcgagatagggagaggaaggagagagagcgggagagggaacgagagcgggagagggagcgagagcaaagagagagggagaggcagcggGAATGGGAGGAGCGTGAGAAAGGAAGGGATGAGCGACGGGAACGGACTAGGGATGAACCAAGGGACGACCGCTCTGTCCGAGACTCGCATGAAGACCGCAAGACCAG CCGGAAGAGGCACAGGGTAGAGACCACACCCAGCCCGACTCGCCCCTCTCCCAAGCGAGCAAGGGACGCCACCCCAGGAGACGGCGAGGAATACAACAGCCCTGAGGAGAAAA GTGTTGAGAAACACCGGCTGTTGAGTCAGGTGGTACTCCCGCCCCAGGACCCCCTCCTGCGTTCCCCCCCCAGCACCTCTGTAGCGGAGGACGCCAAGCCCAGCCGCTGGAAGGACGAGGAGCGCCGTGGAGGCGGGgacaagagggaggggaggagccGCCGGAACGAGGAGGCCGACGCCCgcggagacagaggaggagcaggcagaggaggagagagacggggggagcaCCCCTCAGATAGCAGTACCCCTGTCTCGGCCTCCGGCTCGGACTCTAggaggggtaaagagagggaCGGTCGGGAGCCCACCCCTCCCCCGCCTCCCGTGGCCCTGGTCACTGAGGACAGAGATACTCCAGTCCCGTCAGGTCATGAGGAGGGCAAGAAGAAGACTAAGTCCCAGAAGAAAGGCCTGAagaaggggaggaaggaggaggctgTGGCAGGAGGTGTTTCAGGAGCTCCAGAGAGGTTCACCAACCCAGAGCCCCCCTCCTCCATGGCCCTCTCGGacgcccccccaccccctctcctctccccccgcaAAGCGCCTAAGAAGAAGGCGCTGGACAAGAAGAGGAAACGATCCCGTGGCGCTGAGTCGGATGCGTCGGAGGAGGAACCAGGCTCCTCCCATCTTCCCCCGGGCAAGAGGAACAAGAGGGGTCCCCGGACGCCCCCGCCCGCGCCAAAGGAGGCTCTGCTATCCCAGAGGGCCATGCCACATTCAGTTGCAGAGCCCTTGCCACAGCCCGTCAAAATGGACGCCAACTTCAGCGACTGGTCTGACGAGGATGTGCTGGAGCGCGGTGGTGGATCGGCGCCCGTTAAGGCACCCCCCACAGTCCCCACTGAGAGGACTCCGACCGAAGCTCTTCCCAGGAGAGGAGGTCCGAGGGGGGGcaaggagaggttggagaggccTGTTCCCCTGCCCATCGCCCCTCTGCTGTCCCAGGACCCTCCCATGTTACTCCAGACCCTGCCTCCCCAGCCCCTCATGTCCCAGCCCCTGCTGAGGAAGCCTCCTCCGGAGCAGAAGAGGAGCAGCAGTATGGGAAGCAACCAGAGCAGGGCCTCATCCAGACGTCTCCGTTCTCCCTCCAACGAGTCAGCCCACAGAGAGGACCCTCAGCAGGGCCAAGGACCAGGGCGACCCAGGAGAGGACACCAGCTCCAGGGGGCCAACTCCCGAGACCGGGAACGAGAAAGGGAACGAGAAAGGGAGCGAGAAAGGGAgcgagacagggaaagagagagggagcgtggtgagagagagagggggccagtGCTCACAGAGCCTCCagtggtgaggggagaggagcggAAGTCACGCATCGaccagctgaggagaggagagcccaGTCGCAGCACCTCCTCAG ACCGGCAGGACTCTCGCAGCCACAGCTCCAGACGTAGCTCTCCTGAGTCAGAGCGGCAGGTGCAGTCGCGGGCCGGGTCCTACGACGGCAGAGagcgtgagagggagagagagagggagcgggaacAGTTTGAGAGGGAGCGTGAGCGCAAGGACCTCCGACAGCAACAGGGGCCTCCGGGGCCACTACCTCCTCTCCAGCAGCAGGGGCAGCAGAGAGACTGGGAGCCCGAGGGGCCACGGGAGTGGGGTGGGAGAGGCCGTGAACCCCTCCTCATGCGTGGAGGCAACAGAGAGCAAATGAGAGAGCGTGATCTCCGTGACATGCGGGGTGAGAGAGAGCGGCTTCTGCCCGAGGGTCTCCTGCAGCAGCACGAACGAGAGCGGGAAAGGGAGCGTGGTGGCAACAGGGGCATTGGCCGCGGTGGTGACCATGGCAACGACCGGGAGCGGGAGAGGATGCTGCTGATGGACCTGCCGCCACATGGGGACCCCAAGAACAGGATGGACATgaggggagacagaccagatatgaggggagacagaccagatatgaggggagacagaccagatatGAGGGGAGACAGACCCGATTTAAGAGGGGACATGCGAGGAGATATGAGACCTGATATGAGGGGAGACATTCGAGGGGATATGAGAGGAGACATGAGAGGAGACATTCGAGGAGATATGAGACCTGATATGAGGGGAGACATTCGAGGGGACATGAGACCTGATATGAGGGGAGACATGAGACCTGATATTAGGGGAGACATTCGAGGGGATATGAGACCTGATATGAGGGGAGACATGAGACCCGATATTAGGGGAGATATTCGAGGGGATATGAGACCCGATATGAGGGGAGACATTCGAGGGGACATGAGACCTGATATGAGGGGAGACATGAGACCTGATATTAGGGGAGACATTCGAGGGGATATGAGGGGAGACATTCGAGGGGACATGAGACCTGATATTAGGGGAGACATTCGAGGGGACATGAGACCTGATATTAGGGGAGACATCCGAGGTGATATGAGACCTGATATTAGGGGAGACATTCGAGGGGATATGAGAGGGGGGCCAGATATCAGACCGGACATAAGGCCAGATCACATGAGACCAGATATCAGGGGGCCGGACAGGGCTGagttctctctcctgctcccccACGAAGCCTTGGGACACGGCGGCATGGACCAGGACAAAGCAGGCAACAGCCATCACCCTGTGGGAGGACAGATACAGGAAGCAGAGAAACAGGACAGCATTGACG ACGAAGATGACGCGAAGGCGGATGACGCTGTGTCGGTGGTGTCTGGCGGGGAGGAGTACGAGCCAATCAGTGATGACGAGTTGGATGAGATCTTGGCGGACAGCGCCCAGAAGAGAGAGGATGGGCAGGAAGAAGAGAAGACGCCAG GTCCCCTGGATGTGATTGATGTGGACTGGTCCAGCCTGATGCCCAAGCAGAAGCAGGAGCCCCGGGCGGCAGGGGCAGCTCTGCTCCGGTTCACCCCAGGGGCAGTGCTCCTCAGGGCGGGCGTCTCCAAGCGGCTGGCTGGGCCCGAGCTCCTGGAGAGAGTCAGGGAGGTCTGCAAAAAGGAGCTGGACGACCCTAAAG ATGCTGACAAGCTGTTTGAGCACGACCTGGGtgctctgaacaaggcagctcTGAACAGGAAGATAGAGAGGGCAGGTCTGCTGAGGAACCTGGGCCCCTGCTGTAAGGCCCTCTGTGCCCGCAGGGACATGGCCATCAGACGGCAGCTCCTCAAGAACGAAAAG ggcCTGGCCAAGCAGATGTACCCCAGTGTTCCTGTGGTGGACAGTGAGCTCTTCCAACTCAGCATGCGTCTCTTCAAGAAGACTGTAGCCGCCGCCAGAAGCAACCAGCCCCCGTTGGGGCCCCCAGCAGGCCCAGAGAAGGCCGACAAGGGGCCACCGGGGCTGGTACCGGCAACTTCACCGGTAGCCAAGCCCAGTACACCACAGCCCCCCGAGATGTGTATCTCCTGA